The proteins below are encoded in one region of Flammeovirga kamogawensis:
- a CDS encoding plasmid mobilization protein gives MAKYIYYKKPFEEVKKLAADSKISLKDFMKKLPVNETKSFETRKAFYQSYTSNRKAAWKGDEDSSMIYVDGVKPYALSTHDFLEEYRIAIQHRGRKPRKTGGSNKIVTFRMSKEEYSALESQAKQNGIKVSDYIRNLIENDMKK, from the coding sequence ATGGCAAAATACATATACTATAAAAAGCCTTTTGAGGAAGTAAAAAAATTGGCAGCTGATTCAAAAATCTCCTTAAAAGATTTCATGAAAAAGTTACCTGTAAATGAGACAAAAAGTTTTGAAACTAGAAAAGCTTTTTATCAAAGTTATACTTCCAATAGAAAAGCTGCTTGGAAGGGCGACGAAGACTCATCTATGATTTACGTTGATGGTGTTAAACCTTATGCTTTATCAACTCATGATTTTTTAGAAGAATATCGTATAGCCATTCAACATAGAGGAAGAAAACCTAGAAAAACTGGGGGATCTAATAAAATTGTTACTTTCAGAATGTCTAAAGAAGAATATTCTGCTTTAGAAAGTCAAGCAAAACAAAATGGTATCAAAGTATCTGATTATATCAGAAATTTGATAGAAAATGATATGAAAAAGTAA
- the sbcB gene encoding exodeoxyribonuclease I: MNSSSFFFYDYETFGRDPRKDKIAQFAGIRTDLDLNQIGDEITLYCKPSKDFLPDPEACLITGITPQIAENQPGSKKEYEFMAIVKNYLGERGTCHVGYNNIRFDDEFSRFGFYKNFIDPYSHEWADNNSRTDVLDIVRMTYALRPEGINWPKNEEGKVSLKLENLSVANGVSHENAHDALADVRATIEIFRLIKNNQPKLFQYALSLSNKTTVKKLLTEHLNKQEPILTISPYVPIENGHLAFTVPIVFDEHNKNAVIAYDVRIDPSCLVDLSAEELKEVLYMPKDKLEEGQVRPGLCQLYINKANMFVTPKILTDQRANELNIDKAQILTNTIKLKDVLKDRSIFKKLKDVFEPNFERSTDVDAMLYDGFMPRQDESLRNRLSTFNEGQLELMNLDVFNFMDQRLRELLLRYKGRNFYNKLDKADLKEFKSFCRAKVFDGIGGVVTFDDYMKDLDNRLEAEDIKEDEIRILSSLRIYANSLAKELRK; this comes from the coding sequence ATGAATTCATCCTCTTTCTTTTTTTATGACTACGAGACTTTTGGTAGAGATCCTCGTAAAGACAAAATTGCTCAATTTGCAGGAATAAGAACAGATTTGGATCTAAATCAAATAGGCGATGAAATTACATTGTACTGTAAGCCGTCAAAAGATTTTTTACCAGACCCTGAAGCATGTCTTATTACTGGAATTACACCTCAAATTGCAGAAAATCAACCAGGTTCTAAAAAGGAGTATGAATTTATGGCAATTGTGAAGAATTATCTTGGAGAAAGAGGAACTTGCCACGTAGGCTATAATAATATAAGGTTTGATGATGAATTTTCAAGGTTTGGGTTTTATAAAAACTTTATTGATCCTTATTCTCATGAATGGGCGGATAACAATTCAAGGACTGATGTTTTAGATATTGTCAGAATGACTTATGCATTAAGACCTGAAGGAATAAACTGGCCTAAAAATGAAGAAGGAAAAGTGAGTTTAAAATTAGAAAACTTATCTGTAGCCAATGGTGTTTCTCATGAAAATGCACACGATGCACTTGCTGATGTTAGAGCAACAATTGAAATTTTCAGGTTGATCAAAAATAATCAACCAAAATTATTTCAATATGCACTTAGTTTAAGTAATAAAACTACGGTAAAAAAACTTTTAACTGAGCATTTAAATAAGCAAGAACCTATTTTAACAATATCACCTTACGTTCCTATAGAAAATGGACACTTAGCTTTTACTGTTCCTATAGTTTTTGATGAACATAATAAAAATGCAGTTATTGCTTATGATGTGAGAATTGATCCTAGTTGCTTAGTAGATTTATCCGCGGAAGAGTTAAAAGAGGTATTATATATGCCAAAAGACAAGCTGGAAGAAGGGCAGGTGCGACCTGGTTTGTGTCAGTTGTATATAAATAAGGCAAACATGTTTGTAACGCCTAAAATACTAACAGATCAACGAGCAAATGAATTAAATATTGATAAAGCTCAAATTTTAACTAATACTATAAAGTTAAAGGATGTATTAAAAGACAGATCAATCTTTAAGAAGTTAAAAGATGTTTTTGAACCTAATTTTGAAAGAAGTACAGATGTTGATGCGATGCTGTATGATGGTTTTATGCCTCGTCAAGATGAATCATTAAGAAATAGGTTGTCGACTTTTAACGAAGGGCAGTTAGAATTGATGAACCTTGATGTTTTTAATTTTATGGATCAGCGATTGAGAGAGCTTTTATTACGTTACAAAGGGCGTAATTTCTATAATAAATTAGACAAAGCTGATCTTAAAGAATTTAAATCTTTCTGTAGAGCTAAAGTTTTTGATGGTATAGGAGGTGTTGTTACATTTGATGATTACATGAAAGACTTAGACAATAGATTAGAAGCTGAAGATATAAAAGAAGATGAAATAAGAATATTGTCATCTTTAAGAATTTATGCTAATTCATTAGCTAAAGAACTAAGAAAATAA
- a CDS encoding GNAT family N-acetyltransferase: MMNKKEQIDLNFKLHAEALAKECNLMQVLSTDNINYIDSGLKADTFNVIHIETTESISKEEVESVVNFYENRLRESCIWIESSKLNTKLEEIFSQLSIVKSGLNEGMYFSNVNAIKEIEHCSNIYQVDKKQDIIDHAFVIANNWDPFDVNVLHYYDRTSSDILNNKKTLLFNYIEDNVVVGVIELFIEKEHPKNAGIYNLSVMKENRRKGIGEKLIKHTMQVAKNLGIESLFLQASDDSKNLFLKEGFEIDGEFMEFCKK; this comes from the coding sequence ATGATGAATAAAAAAGAACAAATAGATTTAAATTTTAAATTACATGCAGAAGCTTTAGCGAAAGAGTGTAATCTAATGCAAGTCCTGTCAACAGATAATATAAATTATATTGATAGTGGACTTAAAGCAGATACTTTTAACGTTATACATATAGAAACAACAGAATCTATTTCAAAAGAAGAAGTAGAAAGTGTTGTAAACTTTTATGAGAACAGGTTGAGAGAGTCATGTATATGGATAGAAAGTTCTAAGCTAAATACAAAACTTGAAGAAATTTTCTCACAATTGTCTATCGTGAAAAGTGGACTAAATGAAGGTATGTATTTCTCTAATGTAAATGCAATTAAGGAGATTGAACATTGTTCGAATATTTATCAAGTAGATAAAAAGCAGGATATTATTGATCATGCATTTGTAATTGCAAATAACTGGGATCCTTTTGATGTTAATGTACTTCATTATTATGATAGAACATCAAGTGATATTTTAAACAATAAGAAGACTTTATTATTTAATTATATTGAAGATAATGTTGTAGTTGGTGTAATAGAGTTATTTATAGAAAAGGAACATCCAAAAAATGCAGGTATCTATAATTTATCAGTCATGAAGGAGAATAGAAGAAAAGGTATAGGAGAAAAACTAATAAAGCATACAATGCAAGTAGCTAAAAATCTAGGAATTGAGTCATTATTTCTACAAGCGTCTGATGATTCAAAGAACCTTTTTCTAAAAGAAGGATTTGAAATAGATGGAGAATTTATGGAATTCTGTAAAAAATAA
- a CDS encoding DNA-processing protein DprA has protein sequence MLESLLLSILNIKGFGPKFLFRFKDIIVEKEQESSTVLEAISAIFEATNRINKVSISEIDAGIDKAEKIINNCNELSIEPVSFLDDRFPKNIIDQSELWPIIYCVGNIELLNNYSVGIIGTKNPDEHGKIISNRIGDFCTDYEINLILLQQKGIVEEVMNTFDFTNVEVLASGIDLKYDPLHDIYTDDMKCVVSPFPPGVITDDYKYIEASKVVACLSNRVILIQDSPSDDTRFVLSYFSRMPRTLGIIKPIQSALKYPINSGNLLLINEGREGVIKYCRAKDVNVDTVKCTFKELQSKADYPQFFGEEELPF, from the coding sequence ATGTTAGAAAGTTTACTTTTATCTATATTAAATATTAAAGGTTTTGGGCCAAAATTCTTATTTAGGTTTAAAGACATTATTGTGGAAAAAGAACAAGAATCATCAACAGTTCTAGAAGCAATATCAGCTATATTTGAAGCAACAAATAGAATAAATAAGGTAAGTATTTCAGAAATTGATGCAGGCATTGATAAAGCTGAAAAAATTATAAATAATTGTAATGAACTTTCAATAGAACCAGTTAGCTTTTTAGATGATAGATTTCCCAAAAATATTATTGATCAATCAGAATTATGGCCAATAATTTATTGCGTTGGAAATATAGAATTATTGAATAATTATTCGGTAGGTATAATTGGTACAAAAAATCCTGATGAACATGGAAAAATAATTTCTAATAGAATTGGAGATTTTTGTACTGATTATGAAATTAATCTAATACTACTTCAGCAGAAAGGTATTGTTGAAGAAGTAATGAATACTTTTGATTTTACAAACGTTGAAGTTTTAGCTTCAGGAATTGATTTAAAATATGATCCGTTACATGATATATATACTGATGATATGAAGTGTGTTGTATCTCCATTTCCTCCAGGTGTAATTACAGATGACTATAAATATATAGAAGCATCAAAAGTAGTGGCATGCCTTTCAAATAGAGTAATCTTGATTCAAGATTCTCCATCTGACGATACACGGTTTGTACTTAGCTATTTTTCGAGAATGCCAAGGACTTTAGGTATAATTAAACCAATACAATCTGCATTGAAATACCCTATTAATAGTGGTAATTTATTATTAATTAACGAAGGACGTGAAGGAGTAATAAAATATTGTAGAGCTAAAGATGTTAATGTTGATACAGTTAAATGCACTTTTAAAGAATTACAATCAAAGGCTGATTATCCACAATTTTTTGGAGAAGAAGAATTGCCTTTTTAA
- a CDS encoding outer membrane beta-barrel protein — translation MKNIFLLSILLMVSNIGFSQRRYTHPKYFNNLIENTDYILIGSSIGAAQYKGAYGNFGDFGNIQPNINIYVQKKVSKNLSFRYQFSYVGLGSKDMRANSETYNQNAFNADIIEFIPMLIYDLGARNRKRNQRINYYLMAGVGVFYGSATNHLKNTSSNKAGGVIYGGAGVRYSLTNKWSINLEAQGRVSSSDQLDMMTNRNFPTDMYGTINIGVAYRIFGRRKLH, via the coding sequence ATGAAAAACATTTTTCTCCTTTCAATTTTACTTATGGTGTCTAATATAGGATTTTCCCAAAGAAGATATACTCACCCTAAATACTTTAATAATTTAATTGAAAATACAGATTACATTTTAATAGGTAGTAGTATTGGAGCTGCTCAATACAAGGGAGCATATGGTAATTTTGGAGATTTTGGAAATATTCAACCTAACATAAATATTTATGTGCAAAAAAAGGTATCAAAAAATTTATCATTTAGATATCAATTTTCTTATGTTGGTCTAGGATCAAAAGATATGAGAGCTAATAGTGAGACTTATAATCAAAATGCTTTTAATGCGGATATTATAGAGTTTATACCTATGCTTATTTATGATTTAGGAGCACGAAATAGAAAAAGAAATCAAAGAATAAATTATTATTTAATGGCGGGTGTCGGCGTTTTTTATGGTTCGGCAACTAACCATCTAAAAAATACATCATCCAATAAAGCTGGAGGAGTGATTTATGGTGGTGCCGGCGTTCGCTATAGCTTAACAAATAAATGGAGTATAAATTTAGAAGCTCAAGGTAGAGTTTCATCTAGTGATCAACTTGATATGATGACTAACCGCAATTTTCCCACAGATATGTATGGAACAATTAATATTGGTGTTGCATACAGAATATTTGGACGAAGAAAATTACATTAA
- a CDS encoding O-acetylhomoserine aminocarboxypropyltransferase/cysteine synthase family protein: MSDYKFETLQLHAGQEVDPTTNSRAVPIYQTTSYVFNDAEHAANLFGLKEFGNIYTRIMNPTTDVFEKRIAALEGGVGAVATASGQSAQFLALTNILENGDNFVSSSFLYGGTYNQFKVQFKRLGITAKFAEGGNPEDYAAQIDENTKAIYLETIGNPELNIPDFEKIAEVAKAHKIPLVVDNTFGAGGYIFQPLKHGANIVTASATKWIGGHGTSIGGVIVDGGNFNWSNGKFPMFTEPSEGYHGLKFWDVFGEGNPLGLPNVAFSIRARVEGLRDYGPAISPFNSFQLLQGLETLSLRMERIVFNAQTLAEKLEAHELVEKVNYPGLKSSKYYDLAQKYLTNGAGGVFSFEVKGGYEAAKTFVSSLNLISHLANVGDAKTLAIHPSSTTHEQLSAEEQLASGVTPGMVRISAGFEHIDDIFGDIEQALQKTQIPVTE; the protein is encoded by the coding sequence ATGAGCGATTACAAATTCGAGACTTTACAATTACATGCAGGTCAAGAAGTAGACCCAACAACAAATTCAAGAGCTGTCCCAATTTATCAAACAACATCATACGTATTTAATGATGCAGAGCATGCTGCAAACCTTTTTGGACTAAAAGAATTCGGTAATATTTATACTCGAATAATGAATCCTACAACGGATGTATTTGAGAAAAGAATAGCTGCTTTGGAAGGTGGAGTAGGTGCTGTTGCAACAGCTTCAGGTCAATCTGCTCAATTTTTAGCACTAACTAATATTTTAGAAAATGGAGACAACTTCGTTTCATCTTCTTTTTTGTATGGCGGAACTTATAATCAGTTTAAAGTTCAATTCAAAAGATTAGGTATAACGGCTAAGTTTGCAGAAGGCGGTAATCCTGAAGATTATGCTGCACAAATAGATGAAAATACAAAAGCAATTTATTTAGAGACTATTGGAAATCCTGAATTAAATATTCCAGATTTTGAAAAAATAGCAGAAGTTGCAAAAGCACATAAAATACCTTTAGTGGTAGATAACACTTTTGGTGCAGGAGGATATATTTTTCAGCCTTTAAAACATGGGGCTAATATTGTTACTGCTTCAGCAACAAAATGGATAGGTGGACATGGTACTTCTATAGGTGGAGTTATTGTTGATGGTGGTAACTTTAATTGGTCAAATGGTAAATTCCCTATGTTTACAGAGCCATCAGAAGGTTATCATGGTTTAAAATTTTGGGATGTTTTTGGCGAAGGAAATCCACTAGGATTACCAAATGTTGCTTTCTCAATTAGAGCAAGAGTTGAGGGGTTAAGAGACTATGGCCCAGCAATAAGTCCTTTTAATTCATTCCAATTATTACAAGGTCTTGAAACATTATCTTTAAGAATGGAAAGAATTGTTTTTAATGCACAAACATTAGCAGAAAAACTTGAAGCTCATGAATTAGTTGAAAAAGTAAATTACCCAGGTCTTAAATCAAGTAAATATTATGATCTTGCTCAGAAATATTTAACCAACGGAGCTGGAGGAGTATTTAGCTTTGAAGTAAAAGGAGGATATGAAGCTGCTAAAACTTTTGTGAGTTCTTTAAATTTGATCTCTCATTTAGCAAATGTTGGTGATGCCAAGACATTAGCAATTCATCCGTCGTCCACCACGCATGAACAACTAAGTGCGGAAGAGCAATTAGCGAGTGGTGTGACACCTGGAATGGTTAGAATCTCTGCAGGGTTTGAGCATATAGATGATATCTTTGGAGATATTGAACAAGCATTACAAAAAACACAGATTCCAGTTACAGAATAA
- a CDS encoding phage holin family protein, giving the protein MKDFIVRMLVSAIAVWACAGFFEWIAPTSGVLVTDYTTAIWAALAIGFMNAIVKPILTILTLPITVFTLGLFLLVINALMFYWSGELIDGFSTGGLMMSLIFSFVYSTVLTFLDSLFGVRRD; this is encoded by the coding sequence ATGAAAGATTTTATTGTTAGAATGTTAGTTTCGGCCATTGCTGTTTGGGCTTGTGCAGGCTTCTTTGAATGGATTGCTCCAACATCTGGTGTTTTAGTTACAGATTATACCACTGCTATTTGGGCTGCCTTGGCTATTGGTTTCATGAATGCAATTGTTAAACCTATACTTACAATATTAACATTACCAATTACTGTTTTTACACTTGGTTTATTCTTATTAGTAATTAATGCCCTTATGTTTTATTGGTCTGGAGAATTAATTGATGGTTTTTCTACCGGTGGTCTTATGATGTCATTGATTTTCAGCTTTGTATATTCTACAGTTTTAACATTCTTAGATTCACTTTTTGGTGTAAGAAGAGATTAA
- a CDS encoding serine hydrolase, which translates to MIKKTLLISIVFQFITFFVIAQKSYNKELKKLDKYYTKIINDWEIPSMTVGIVKDGKLIFSKGYGTKEIGKQDTPDEHTLYAIASNSKAFTSAIIAMLVQEGKLNWGDKVVDHLPYFAINDPYLSQLVTIEDMLSHRVGLGTFSGDIMWYQSNFTSKELIKRIQYIPLAFELRDGFGYSNLMYITAGQLIKEVTGKSWGENVQQRILDPLGMDRTIYSLTKLEEMGNFATPHKLIKNKKNVPMEWTNWEEIAATGGLISSVKDLSKWMIFNIDNGVIQSDTLLTAASRNQLWKLHNNYTSDLTQASVNTHFSGYALGWGVKDYYGNMMVSHTGGYDGMITAITLIPDQKLGVVVLTNGLKSPIGAATNYTIDTFLKLKELDYSKIYLEKSNERYDNDTRIEDIIAHHKKGTKPSKKLNEYEGIYYSELNGNITVRINDGKLKIEFEHQRNLNATLSLWHYDTFELLWNFESPWYTLGTVSFEMDNNRNITALKFDVPNNDFHFSEIKAKKIIN; encoded by the coding sequence ATGATAAAAAAGACTTTATTAATCTCCATCGTTTTTCAATTTATTACATTCTTTGTTATAGCTCAAAAGTCATATAATAAAGAATTAAAAAAGTTAGATAAATATTACACTAAAATTATCAATGATTGGGAAATACCTAGTATGACGGTGGGTATTGTCAAAGATGGCAAATTAATCTTCTCTAAAGGTTACGGTACAAAAGAAATTGGCAAACAAGATACTCCAGATGAGCACACTTTATATGCAATAGCATCAAACTCAAAAGCTTTCACTTCAGCAATTATTGCAATGTTAGTTCAAGAAGGCAAACTAAATTGGGGTGATAAAGTTGTTGATCACCTTCCTTATTTTGCTATTAATGACCCCTATTTATCTCAATTAGTTACTATTGAAGATATGTTATCACATAGAGTAGGTCTTGGCACCTTTAGTGGAGATATTATGTGGTATCAATCTAATTTTACCTCAAAAGAACTAATAAAAAGAATACAATATATTCCACTCGCTTTTGAACTTAGAGACGGATTTGGTTATTCAAACCTTATGTACATCACTGCTGGTCAATTAATTAAAGAAGTAACAGGCAAATCTTGGGGTGAAAATGTACAACAAAGGATTTTAGATCCATTGGGTATGGACCGTACTATTTATTCTTTAACTAAACTTGAAGAAATGGGAAATTTTGCTACTCCTCATAAATTAATTAAAAATAAAAAAAATGTTCCAATGGAGTGGACAAATTGGGAGGAAATAGCAGCAACCGGTGGATTGATATCTTCTGTCAAAGATTTATCAAAATGGATGATATTTAATATTGATAATGGAGTTATTCAATCAGATACATTATTGACAGCGGCCTCACGTAATCAATTATGGAAGTTGCATAATAACTATACTTCAGATTTAACACAAGCGTCAGTCAATACACATTTCTCTGGATATGCCTTAGGTTGGGGTGTTAAAGATTATTATGGAAATATGATGGTAAGTCATACAGGAGGCTATGACGGCATGATAACGGCCATTACTCTTATTCCTGATCAAAAATTAGGTGTGGTAGTACTTACTAATGGTTTAAAAAGTCCAATTGGTGCTGCAACAAATTATACAATAGATACGTTCTTGAAGTTGAAAGAATTAGACTATTCTAAAATATACTTAGAAAAATCTAATGAACGCTATGATAATGATACAAGAATTGAGGATATTATTGCTCATCACAAAAAAGGTACTAAACCTTCTAAAAAGTTAAATGAATATGAAGGTATTTATTACTCAGAATTGAATGGAAATATAACGGTACGTATAAATGACGGCAAGCTGAAGATTGAATTTGAACATCAAAGAAACTTAAATGCAACCCTTTCTCTTTGGCATTATGATACTTTTGAGCTATTATGGAATTTTGAAAGTCCATGGTATACTTTAGGTACTGTTAGTTTTGAAATGGATAATAATAGAAACATTACTGCATTAAAATTTGATGTCCCAAATAATGATTTTCACTTCTCAGAGATCAAAGCGAAAAAAATAATTAATTAG
- a CDS encoding 2Fe-2S iron-sulfur cluster-binding protein, which yields MKIIVDGNAVEVAPRDKTLVDVFRRQKLSIVAPCYKTMRKFGTCNSCLVEINGEQKLACGIGPEEGMEVTLKRSDLLKIRKEKVVEFKAHTQKMEALYKKMGM from the coding sequence ATGAAAATAATTGTTGATGGGAATGCAGTAGAAGTTGCACCAAGAGACAAAACGCTAGTTGATGTTTTTAGGAGACAAAAATTAAGTATTGTAGCTCCTTGCTATAAAACCATGCGGAAATTTGGCACCTGTAATTCTTGCTTAGTTGAAATTAACGGTGAACAAAAACTTGCCTGTGGAATAGGGCCTGAAGAAGGTATGGAAGTTACTTTAAAAAGAAGTGACCTTCTAAAAATAAGAAAAGAAAAAGTAGTCGAATTTAAAGCACACACACAAAAGATGGAAGCATTGTATAAGAAAATGGGGATGTAA
- a CDS encoding YtfJ family protein, with the protein MLFNFNHYKAFILLLFFVLFFSETKAQSKTPANRFLQRGDTLAPIELRDLKNKPFTTPGIGEKVLLIFYPDPDNPHQNDYFVEQSKQWKFPLDEFLAYGIVNLKDTPYPNPVIRFMLRMLRKRSKREANALVLTDPKGTLQKEWNTGDCNNAITILVVDKTGEVLFFKAGKLDEQETAFVIKEICDHLTTAHKMTPEEMKEFELDE; encoded by the coding sequence ATGCTATTCAATTTTAATCATTATAAAGCCTTTATTTTATTACTTTTTTTCGTTTTATTTTTTTCAGAAACTAAAGCTCAAAGTAAAACACCTGCAAATCGATTTTTACAGAGAGGTGATACGTTGGCTCCTATAGAATTACGGGATTTAAAAAATAAACCTTTTACTACGCCAGGAATTGGTGAAAAAGTTTTACTAATCTTTTATCCTGACCCGGACAATCCTCATCAGAATGATTATTTTGTAGAGCAAAGTAAACAATGGAAATTTCCTTTAGATGAATTTTTGGCTTATGGAATTGTTAATTTGAAAGATACACCTTATCCAAATCCAGTGATCAGGTTTATGTTGAGAATGCTACGTAAACGTTCTAAAAGAGAAGCAAATGCATTAGTTTTAACCGACCCTAAAGGAACTTTACAAAAGGAATGGAATACAGGAGATTGTAATAATGCAATTACAATATTAGTAGTTGATAAAACTGGAGAAGTCCTCTTTTTTAAAGCAGGAAAACTAGACGAACAAGAAACAGCATTTGTGATTAAAGAAATTTGTGATCACCTAACTACAGCACATAAGATGACACCTGAGGAAATGAAGGAATTTGAATTGGACGAATAA
- a CDS encoding YtfJ family protein: MRRFIAYINIVFIGLVFSNHAIGQKLNDKDVLQKGDVISAIEVRDLKNKPVMTPFIGEKVVMIFYADPDTPKANEYFVEKVKQWKFPNDTFLAYGIVNLKDTFYPNSFVRFLIRTIRKRSKREAGATILTDPEGIVQKEWNTGDSNNTIGVLVVDKTGEVLFWKGGELSKQETEEVINLLVDRLPQAKKLTEEDLRQFDLE, encoded by the coding sequence ATGAGGCGGTTTATCGCTTATATTAATATAGTATTCATAGGGTTAGTTTTTAGTAACCATGCTATCGGACAAAAATTGAACGATAAGGATGTTTTACAAAAAGGTGATGTAATTTCTGCAATCGAGGTTAGAGATTTAAAAAATAAGCCTGTTATGACTCCCTTTATAGGAGAAAAAGTTGTAATGATTTTCTATGCAGATCCTGATACACCAAAAGCAAATGAGTATTTTGTAGAAAAAGTGAAACAATGGAAATTTCCTAATGATACGTTTTTAGCTTATGGTATTGTCAATTTAAAAGATACATTCTATCCAAACAGTTTTGTTCGCTTTTTAATTCGAACTATCCGTAAAAGGTCTAAAAGAGAAGCAGGAGCAACAATCTTAACCGACCCTGAAGGAATTGTACAAAAAGAATGGAACACGGGAGATTCTAACAATACAATAGGTGTTTTAGTAGTAGATAAAACTGGAGAAGTACTTTTTTGGAAAGGTGGAGAACTTTCTAAACAAGAAACGGAAGAAGTAATTAATTTATTAGTAGACCGATTACCACAAGCTAAAAAATTGACAGAAGAAGATCTTCGCCAATTTGATTTAGAGTAA
- a CDS encoding L-cysteine desulfidase family protein, producing the protein MQVSIKEQEQIFKILEEEIVPAEGCTEPIAIAYAAAKAVQVLKDVPDRLEVIVSGNILKNAKSVVVPNSGGRIGIEVSAAMGALCGDATKDLLVISDVSSEQLLDVQKFIEQNRVNVSVADNNLTLYINIIAFSKNQSAAIEIKHTHTNITKIIKNDEVLVDQPCNDSDFNSSLLDRSILSIEKIYTVAKTIEIAKIAPIFEKVVDYNTTIANEGLNQKYGVNIGAAIQKNIDKGLYGNDQRNRSASFTAAGSDARMGGSPMPVMTTSGSGNQGMTASLPIIRYCFDQKIDKDQMYRALFMSHLTTVHVKTNVGRLSAYCGAMTASAAVSGTLVFLEGGDVKAIENAITNTLGNVSGVICDGAKASCATKIASGIYSAFDGAMLAQMGNVLQSEDGIIGDCVEKTIKNVGTLAQVGMKSTDKTILEIMSK; encoded by the coding sequence ATGCAAGTTTCAATCAAAGAACAGGAACAAATTTTTAAGATTCTTGAAGAAGAAATTGTTCCAGCAGAAGGATGTACTGAACCAATTGCAATTGCATATGCAGCAGCAAAAGCAGTACAGGTTTTAAAAGATGTTCCAGATAGGTTAGAAGTAATTGTATCAGGTAATATTCTTAAAAACGCTAAAAGTGTTGTTGTTCCTAATAGTGGTGGTAGGATTGGTATTGAAGTGTCGGCAGCAATGGGAGCTTTATGTGGTGATGCTACAAAAGATCTTTTGGTAATAAGTGATGTTTCTTCTGAGCAACTACTTGATGTCCAAAAATTTATTGAGCAAAATAGGGTTAACGTCAGTGTAGCAGATAATAATTTGACGTTATATATTAATATTATTGCTTTTTCGAAAAATCAATCTGCTGCTATTGAAATAAAACACACGCATACTAATATCACTAAGATTATTAAAAATGATGAGGTGTTGGTCGATCAACCTTGTAATGATAGCGATTTTAATTCATCTTTATTAGATAGAAGTATTTTATCAATAGAGAAAATTTATACGGTTGCTAAGACTATTGAAATAGCTAAAATTGCTCCAATATTTGAGAAAGTAGTTGATTATAATACAACAATAGCAAATGAAGGTTTAAACCAAAAATATGGAGTGAATATCGGTGCTGCTATCCAAAAAAATATAGATAAAGGTCTTTACGGTAATGATCAGAGAAATCGCTCAGCAAGTTTTACAGCTGCAGGATCTGATGCAAGAATGGGTGGGAGCCCAATGCCTGTGATGACTACTTCAGGTAGTGGAAATCAAGGTATGACTGCAAGTCTTCCAATTATACGTTATTGTTTTGATCAAAAAATTGATAAGGATCAAATGTACAGAGCATTATTTATGTCCCATTTAACTACAGTTCATGTTAAAACAAATGTAGGACGTTTATCTGCGTACTGTGGTGCAATGACTGCTTCTGCTGCTGTTAGTGGTACATTAGTTTTTTTAGAGGGTGGTGATGTAAAAGCTATTGAAAATGCAATAACGAATACTTTAGGAAATGTTTCTGGAGTAATTTGTGACGGAGCAAAAGCATCTTGTGCAACAAAAATAGCGTCAGGAATCTATTCGGCTTTTGATGGTGCAATGTTAGCACAAATGGGTAATGTGTTACAATCTGAAGATGGTATTATTGGAGATTGTGTTGAAAAAACGATCAAAAATGTTGGGACTTTAGCACAGGTAGGAATGAAATCTACTGATAAAACAATTTTGGAAATTATGTCGAAATAA